In a genomic window of Nesterenkonia halotolerans:
- a CDS encoding thiamine pyrophosphate-binding protein: protein MRQEAVDAVISGLKHAGVEVVCYLPDSLLKELYPALDADPDIRTIQVTNEGEGAAICGGVFLSGKRAALIMENSGLRASVEHLARLGLGAGIPVIMIMSHRGDLGENNWWAIPHGITMEPILDALRTPYRIVKQTDEITQAIQDSYSWSYNAYHHSAVVLSGGIVR from the coding sequence ATGAGACAAGAAGCGGTCGACGCCGTGATCAGCGGCCTCAAACACGCGGGAGTCGAGGTCGTGTGCTACCTCCCGGATTCATTGCTCAAAGAGCTCTACCCCGCGCTTGACGCTGATCCGGATATCAGGACCATCCAGGTCACCAATGAGGGTGAGGGGGCTGCGATCTGCGGTGGAGTCTTCCTCTCCGGCAAGCGGGCGGCGCTGATCATGGAGAACTCGGGATTGCGTGCTTCCGTGGAGCATCTGGCTCGACTCGGTCTCGGTGCGGGCATCCCCGTCATCATGATCATGAGCCACCGCGGCGATCTGGGTGAGAACAACTGGTGGGCCATTCCGCATGGGATCACGATGGAACCCATCCTGGATGCCCTGAGGACGCCCTACCGGATAGTGAAACAGACCGATGAGATCACGCAGGCGATCCAGGACAGTTATTCCTGGTCCTACAACGCGTACCACCACTCAGCCGTCGTGCTCTCAGGAGGAATCGTCCGATGA
- a CDS encoding ABC transporter substrate-binding protein has product MHTRTRSHRYSLTGLAALGVLLLTSCSGDEAAADSEDGAAGQASYGALEIPLSWVKTWEFAGMYFAEDSGYYEDAGFESVNLISGGPSATPAATQLVTGDNLAAMSNPIDTASLIEAEGEDAPVKIIGSVFQQNAFSIFSLADNPAEEPADLEGMTVGVAPGNEPAFYAFLEVNDIDEEDVEVVSIQGDAGGLLTGEFDASIGFATNQATAIELEGAEVVNMMLADHGLPFAAGSIVTTEENIEENRDELKAFLEATIRGWQEALNDPEAGVEMTVEDHGADQGLDPEHQQLTAERQMELMTNDWTDENGLLTMSDDAIDDTLEAVGAVGYELPDDIFDMTLINEVYEENPDLIEY; this is encoded by the coding sequence ATGCATACACGCACCCGTTCCCACCGATACAGCCTCACCGGTCTGGCCGCCCTGGGCGTGCTCCTGCTGACATCCTGTTCGGGCGATGAGGCCGCAGCGGACAGTGAAGACGGAGCCGCGGGCCAAGCGAGCTATGGAGCGCTGGAGATCCCCCTCTCCTGGGTCAAGACCTGGGAGTTCGCAGGCATGTATTTCGCCGAAGACAGCGGCTACTACGAAGACGCCGGCTTCGAGTCCGTCAATCTGATCTCCGGCGGTCCCTCGGCCACCCCTGCTGCAACTCAACTCGTCACCGGCGACAACCTCGCCGCGATGTCCAACCCCATCGACACTGCCTCCTTGATCGAAGCCGAGGGCGAAGACGCACCGGTCAAGATCATCGGGTCGGTCTTTCAGCAGAACGCCTTCTCGATATTCTCCCTCGCAGACAACCCTGCCGAGGAGCCGGCCGATCTGGAGGGCATGACCGTCGGCGTCGCTCCCGGCAATGAGCCGGCCTTCTATGCCTTCCTGGAGGTCAATGACATCGACGAGGAAGATGTCGAAGTCGTCTCGATTCAGGGGGACGCCGGAGGACTGCTGACCGGTGAATTCGATGCCTCCATCGGATTCGCAACAAATCAGGCAACTGCGATCGAGCTTGAAGGCGCAGAGGTTGTGAATATGATGCTTGCCGATCACGGTCTGCCGTTTGCCGCGGGCTCCATCGTCACCACTGAGGAGAACATCGAGGAGAACCGCGATGAGTTGAAGGCCTTCCTGGAAGCGACCATTCGCGGTTGGCAGGAGGCATTGAATGATCCGGAAGCCGGAGTGGAAATGACCGTGGAGGATCACGGCGCCGATCAAGGTCTGGACCCGGAGCATCAGCAGCTTACGGCCGAGCGTCAGATGGAACTCATGACCAACGACTGGACCGATGAGAACGGCCTGCTCACGATGAGCGATGACGCCATAGACGACACCCTTGAGGCTGTCGGAGCGGTGGGTTACGAGCTCCCGGACGACATCTTTGACATGACGCTCATCAACGAGGTCTACGAAGAGAACCCGGACCTCATCGAGTACTGA
- the add gene encoding adenosine deaminase produces the protein MYALGYSSSVIPHVGIPTLYETNISPTSLSCYTRVKGATGRRRNIWVTVLCVEFGPQETLVSTSLALKRGLLVTALRTYLQLLPKAELHCHFVSTMRPETLLELCQAHGVPLRTLDLDQLFDYSGLADFLDVFNAAHLALTTPEEISRIAYEGAQDAVSKANLRYREYFVNPDNFVRGAFGRPGPAMDYPTVIDAMISGLSAAERDFGVGFGIVIGINRSLPAHAAVDLVRTVVEHPRKEVLGIGQDDLTPEKSEDPLRFAEAYRLARESGLRCTAHVGETMEASPSDVVTAAIELRLDRIDHGYRVIDDPESLAAIKATGLSFTCTPHSTVMLSGWELTPEHRIARMIRAGLPVTLATDDAVFFKTDLAREYVEALPAMGITEQEATEIARRGFEVSWCPEQQRNRLLADFDGAALALRHALLS, from the coding sequence GTGTATGCATTGGGCTACTCCTCATCAGTGATCCCCCATGTGGGAATACCCACACTCTATGAAACGAATATTTCACCCACTTCGCTCTCCTGTTACACGCGGGTAAAAGGCGCGACGGGGCGAAGACGTAATATCTGGGTAACAGTGCTCTGCGTAGAGTTTGGACCCCAAGAAACACTCGTTTCTACCTCACTGGCACTGAAAAGAGGTCTTCTCGTGACCGCTCTGCGCACCTACCTGCAGCTTCTTCCGAAGGCAGAGCTGCACTGCCATTTCGTCTCGACGATGCGCCCAGAGACGCTCCTGGAGCTTTGCCAGGCCCATGGGGTGCCACTGAGGACTCTCGATCTCGATCAGCTCTTCGACTATTCGGGCCTTGCCGATTTCCTCGATGTCTTCAACGCTGCTCACCTTGCTCTGACCACTCCTGAGGAGATTTCGCGGATTGCCTATGAAGGAGCCCAAGACGCGGTGTCCAAGGCAAATCTGCGCTACCGCGAGTACTTCGTGAATCCCGACAACTTTGTACGGGGTGCATTTGGTCGCCCAGGACCGGCGATGGACTATCCCACTGTCATTGATGCCATGATCAGCGGCCTGAGCGCCGCCGAACGTGATTTCGGTGTCGGGTTCGGAATCGTCATCGGGATCAACCGCTCGCTCCCTGCTCATGCCGCCGTGGACCTGGTGCGCACAGTCGTGGAACATCCCAGGAAGGAGGTGCTGGGAATCGGACAGGATGATCTGACGCCGGAGAAGTCTGAGGATCCGCTGCGTTTCGCCGAAGCGTACCGACTTGCACGCGAGTCGGGGCTTCGTTGCACCGCTCATGTGGGAGAGACCATGGAAGCCTCACCAAGTGATGTGGTCACCGCCGCCATCGAGCTTCGGCTTGATCGGATCGATCATGGTTATCGAGTGATCGATGACCCCGAGTCGCTGGCTGCAATCAAGGCCACTGGGCTGAGCTTCACCTGCACGCCCCATTCCACTGTGATGCTCTCGGGCTGGGAGCTCACTCCCGAGCACAGGATCGCTCGCATGATTCGCGCTGGTCTGCCGGTCACGCTGGCCACTGACGACGCGGTGTTCTTCAAGACGGATCTGGCCCGTGAATACGTGGAGGCATTACCCGCCATGGGCATCACCGAGCAGGAGGCGACTGAGATCGCCCGGCGAGGCTTTGAAGTGTCATGGTGTCCAGAGCAGCAGAGAAATCGTCTACTCGCGGATTTCGACGGCGCAGCTCTGGCCCTGCGACATGCACTGCTCTCCTGA
- a CDS encoding acyl-CoA dehydrogenase family protein → MFRRASPAGVPPAEEHWIQTIEELAQTFGSTAETDDAEARLPREHLEALSRSGLDRAMLPSKCGGEALSYATLGQVVRTLARSHPAVATLWLMHIGAVHALITQSEPDVAAHFAARLINGDRFANALSEPAGGNYFLNSQQDAEPMETGWSFSGRKMFVSGSEVADHLLLGARVEGEPAFFGVTVDQTLSFPPIDETAGMRATRSRSIVFTNTKLLESRRCGPPLSSYTNLITAAFAFISVGIAESALDALEAHAVSRRSPEGAVLADAGWVRSETGLIWARVEAARLMAERTMWLADAGSAQGTAAATESKLLANDVAKDAAALAVKVCGGTGYLMRSPVQRIFRDAQAGAIMAYSAPFASELVGGWMLSAEL, encoded by the coding sequence ATGTTTAGGCGAGCTTCACCGGCCGGGGTGCCCCCGGCCGAAGAACATTGGATCCAGACGATAGAGGAGCTCGCGCAGACCTTCGGTTCGACCGCCGAGACCGACGACGCAGAGGCACGGCTGCCGCGTGAACACCTCGAGGCACTCTCCCGCTCAGGGCTTGATCGGGCCATGCTTCCGTCCAAGTGTGGAGGAGAGGCGCTCTCCTACGCCACCCTGGGTCAGGTTGTGCGGACGCTCGCCCGTTCACACCCTGCGGTCGCCACCTTGTGGCTGATGCACATCGGAGCTGTTCATGCCCTGATCACGCAGTCCGAGCCGGACGTGGCGGCGCACTTCGCCGCGCGGCTCATCAACGGTGACCGCTTTGCCAACGCACTCTCGGAACCGGCAGGAGGCAACTACTTCCTGAACTCACAGCAGGACGCCGAGCCCATGGAGACCGGGTGGTCCTTCTCCGGGCGCAAGATGTTCGTATCGGGATCCGAAGTTGCAGACCATCTCCTCCTCGGGGCTCGGGTCGAGGGCGAACCTGCCTTCTTCGGCGTGACAGTTGATCAGACGCTGAGCTTTCCACCGATCGACGAAACCGCGGGAATGCGAGCCACCCGCAGTCGGAGCATCGTGTTCACCAACACGAAGCTGCTCGAGAGTCGACGCTGTGGTCCGCCGTTGTCCAGCTACACGAACCTCATCACAGCGGCCTTCGCCTTCATCTCCGTGGGAATCGCCGAGTCGGCGCTCGACGCCCTTGAGGCTCATGCAGTCTCCCGCCGCTCTCCGGAAGGAGCAGTGCTCGCCGATGCCGGCTGGGTCCGCTCCGAGACGGGCCTCATCTGGGCGCGCGTAGAGGCGGCGCGATTGATGGCCGAACGGACGATGTGGCTTGCTGACGCCGGATCAGCTCAGGGAACCGCGGCCGCGACTGAGTCGAAGCTCCTCGCGAACGACGTGGCAAAGGATGCGGCCGCGCTCGCGGTCAAGGTCTGCGGGGGTACGGGGTATCTCATGCGTTCACCCGTGCAGCGCATCTTCCGGGACGCCCAGGCAGGCGCGATCATGGCCTACTCAGCGCCCTTCGCCAGCGAACTCGTCGGCGGATGGATGCTGAGCGCAGAACTCTGA
- a CDS encoding ABC transporter permease — MGLLVVLAVWWVVGALNLVGRGAGGNVSAVPTPPEVLQQLATDGFSFYWRNASVTLAEAGIGFAVGNALAVATASLVLLAPWLERLATQMAVITYCLPLIAIGPVIFAVAGPPLSGEPSMTAAVLAGLSVFFVTVVTTIQGLKAADPSGLDVIAVAGGNRFHQLLKVQLITAVPYIFTALKIAAPAAVLGAILGEFVGGVDSGLGPAMVSAQETLNVERLWALALVAVLVAGAAYAVIALAGRFVAPWAGKGS, encoded by the coding sequence ATGGGACTGCTCGTCGTTCTGGCGGTCTGGTGGGTCGTCGGCGCTCTGAACCTCGTTGGACGCGGCGCAGGCGGGAACGTCTCAGCGGTCCCCACTCCGCCCGAGGTGCTTCAGCAGCTCGCGACCGATGGATTCTCCTTCTACTGGCGCAATGCCTCAGTGACTCTGGCCGAGGCCGGAATCGGCTTCGCCGTCGGCAATGCTCTGGCAGTAGCAACGGCGAGCCTCGTCCTGCTCGCACCCTGGCTCGAGCGTCTCGCCACACAGATGGCGGTCATCACCTATTGCCTCCCCCTGATCGCCATCGGCCCGGTGATCTTCGCTGTTGCTGGACCACCGCTGAGTGGGGAGCCCTCGATGACGGCTGCAGTGCTCGCGGGCCTGTCCGTGTTCTTCGTGACCGTGGTGACGACCATCCAGGGGCTGAAGGCAGCCGACCCCTCGGGCCTCGACGTCATCGCCGTCGCAGGGGGCAATCGCTTTCACCAACTGCTCAAGGTTCAGCTGATCACGGCAGTGCCTTATATCTTCACCGCGCTGAAGATCGCCGCCCCGGCAGCCGTCTTGGGCGCCATCCTCGGTGAGTTCGTCGGCGGCGTCGACAGTGGCCTCGGGCCAGCGATGGTCAGCGCGCAAGAGACGCTCAACGTCGAACGACTCTGGGCGCTCGCCCTAGTCGCGGTGCTAGTGGCGGGTGCCGCCTACGCCGTCATCGCTCTCGCAGGTCGCTTCGTGGCTCCATGGGCAGGAAAGGGGTCATGA
- a CDS encoding ABC transporter permease encodes MTVRPVASLVLSLGLILIAWVGLLAFFDVSGIIGKGPLDVYEYLFVEETAAENLALVWSDFQVTMADTLIGFTAGLLVALVVAMLFQLFKGFEAAMMPLAMICRSVPLVAMAPIIVLIFGRDWLSVAAMGTIVVIFPALVTIVEGLRSTSPAMSEVVQVYGGGPATVLRKVAMPASVPSFFTATRVSIPGALTGALLAEWLATGDGIGYGIFQAIANTEYDRLWASVLVVTLASLLLYSVIGVVERVVARRTGMGLDA; translated from the coding sequence ATGACAGTCAGGCCAGTGGCAAGTCTCGTGCTCTCGCTGGGGCTGATACTCATCGCGTGGGTGGGCTTGCTTGCATTCTTCGACGTCTCGGGCATCATCGGCAAGGGTCCGTTGGACGTCTACGAGTACCTCTTCGTAGAAGAAACCGCTGCCGAGAACCTCGCACTGGTCTGGTCAGACTTCCAGGTCACCATGGCGGATACGCTCATCGGCTTCACCGCCGGGCTCTTGGTGGCCCTCGTGGTGGCAATGTTGTTCCAGCTCTTCAAGGGTTTCGAGGCCGCCATGATGCCGCTCGCGATGATCTGCCGTTCAGTGCCGCTGGTTGCTATGGCTCCAATCATTGTCCTCATCTTCGGCCGCGACTGGCTGTCCGTGGCGGCAATGGGCACGATCGTTGTCATCTTCCCGGCACTGGTCACCATTGTCGAGGGGCTGCGTTCGACCTCTCCGGCGATGTCCGAAGTCGTCCAGGTGTATGGCGGAGGACCGGCCACCGTGCTGCGCAAAGTGGCGATGCCAGCTTCCGTTCCGTCCTTCTTCACCGCCACCCGCGTCTCCATCCCCGGCGCGCTCACGGGAGCTCTGCTGGCGGAATGGCTGGCGACCGGGGACGGCATCGGGTATGGCATCTTCCAAGCCATCGCGAACACCGAGTACGACAGGCTATGGGCCTCGGTGCTGGTTGTGACTCTCGCCTCGCTGCTGCTGTATTCGGTCATTGGTGTTGTGGAACGCGTGGTGGCTCGCCGGACCGGGATGGGACTGGACGCGTAG
- a CDS encoding aldehyde dehydrogenase family protein, with the protein MTPIPDTLAGLSLNPVEPSTTAAADFLARGPKGLLIDGRWTPAADGAEFPTVDPATGRQLAMVPRASAQDAEEAVAAARAALKSGPWAASTPEDRSRMLWRIADLLESHLEEFAALESLDQGKVLATAKFGEIPGAIAQFRYYSGAARALEGTTVPTSLRRQGPDKQIFAYTVREPVGVVAAIVPWNSPLLMAAMKLAPALAAGCTVVLKPAENTPLTALLLGELLLEAGVPAGVVNILTGFGQEVGAALATHPDVDKITFTGSTAVGKQLVGDARSNLKRLTLELGGKSPAIIMDDADVARAAAGVSRGIFDNGGQVCVASSRIYAHRLVYEQVLESMVIHAESLNLGHGMDPAAGLGPLVSRAQADRVDTYVAAGRAAGVSVLTGGKQGGAEGTFFQPTVLSGVAEDSPLMREEIFGPVAVVTPFDDPAEVIEWANDSRYGLAASVWTEGLSNAHRMAAEIKAGTVWINCHSYFSPELPKGGHKQSGWGYENGALGLSNYLESKTVCAVI; encoded by the coding sequence ATGACGCCGATCCCAGACACGCTGGCGGGACTCTCCCTCAACCCGGTCGAGCCGAGTACCACGGCGGCCGCAGATTTTCTCGCCCGGGGGCCCAAGGGTCTGCTGATCGACGGCAGGTGGACCCCGGCCGCCGATGGTGCCGAGTTCCCCACTGTGGATCCGGCGACTGGTCGACAACTCGCCATGGTGCCGAGGGCCAGCGCTCAGGACGCAGAAGAGGCCGTGGCTGCCGCACGGGCCGCGCTCAAGTCTGGTCCGTGGGCTGCCAGCACGCCGGAAGACCGATCACGGATGCTCTGGCGGATCGCGGACCTGCTCGAATCCCACCTGGAGGAGTTCGCGGCGCTGGAATCTCTGGATCAGGGCAAGGTGCTCGCCACTGCTAAGTTTGGCGAAATTCCAGGAGCAATCGCGCAATTCAGGTACTACTCAGGGGCTGCCAGAGCTCTCGAGGGGACGACGGTCCCCACGTCCCTGCGGAGACAGGGTCCGGATAAGCAGATTTTTGCCTATACCGTGCGAGAACCGGTGGGGGTCGTGGCGGCCATCGTCCCATGGAACAGCCCGCTGCTGATGGCTGCCATGAAGCTGGCCCCTGCGCTGGCAGCAGGCTGCACCGTGGTGCTGAAGCCTGCCGAAAACACGCCCCTGACCGCTCTGCTCCTGGGCGAGCTGCTTCTCGAGGCAGGGGTGCCGGCTGGTGTCGTGAATATCCTCACTGGATTCGGGCAGGAGGTCGGAGCGGCATTGGCCACCCATCCGGACGTGGACAAGATCACTTTCACCGGATCCACTGCGGTCGGAAAACAGCTCGTGGGTGATGCGCGCAGCAATCTGAAGCGGCTCACCCTTGAGCTGGGCGGGAAGTCACCGGCCATCATCATGGATGACGCCGACGTCGCGCGCGCCGCGGCCGGGGTATCCCGGGGAATCTTCGACAACGGCGGTCAGGTCTGCGTGGCCAGCTCGAGGATCTACGCGCATCGCTTGGTCTACGAGCAGGTGCTCGAGTCGATGGTGATACATGCGGAGTCGCTGAACCTGGGACACGGGATGGACCCCGCCGCGGGCCTGGGTCCCCTGGTGAGCAGAGCTCAGGCAGATCGAGTGGATACCTATGTGGCAGCTGGCCGTGCCGCCGGTGTCTCGGTGCTCACGGGAGGAAAGCAGGGTGGAGCTGAGGGCACCTTCTTTCAACCCACCGTGCTCAGCGGTGTGGCCGAGGACTCTCCGCTCATGCGTGAGGAGATCTTCGGACCTGTGGCGGTGGTGACGCCATTCGATGACCCCGCCGAGGTCATCGAATGGGCGAATGACTCCCGCTACGGGCTGGCGGCCAGCGTATGGACCGAGGGTCTCTCAAATGCGCACAGAATGGCCGCGGAGATCAAAGCGGGAACTGTTTGGATCAACTGCCACTCCTACTTCTCCCCGGAGCTTCCCAAGGGCGGCCATAAACAATCCGGATGGGGCTACGAGAACGGAGCCCTGGGGTTGTCGAACTATCTCGAATCCAAGACCGTGTGCGCGGTGATCTGA
- a CDS encoding NtaA/DmoA family FMN-dependent monooxygenase (This protein belongs to a clade of FMN-dependent monooxygenases, within a broader family of flavin-dependent oxidoreductases, the luciferase-like monooxygenase (LMM) family, some of whose members use coenzyme F420 rather than FMN.), translating into MKHISLGVFEMLNPNNGLPTWTHPNAKAKSWDQMGYWVRTAKLLDDAGFDFLFFADTYGFPSVAGSVPDEVLRHGIQFPGLDPMLLISALAQATSRLGFVVTSPTTVEHPYATARRFASLDHYTGGRIGWNVVTGSSQTTTDRLFGLEGQQATHDERYARAEEFLQVCSALWETSWEQDAEQRDQVTGTYANPEKVHDVSHDGAFYRCRGPFAVAPGPQRTPVLFQAGTSSRGRAFAAAHAEAVFIQGQTASQAADQVAAIRKSAGQAGRAPESIRVISGMTVVLGASRAHAQARREEMEALYDPADAAVLFAGMTGIDLRRLESSAPVTEAVAAGLDSQQGQTLIDRYVRPGAPVPTIGEVLDRFRLQALRGFQLTGTAEEVAHQIEELVAATDIDGFMLEPTFGDSAVFAEFAETVAPLLRQRGLLPALPTQDSPVPTLRERVIGSGPHRSLATPSKETGHS; encoded by the coding sequence ATGAAACACATCAGCCTGGGTGTCTTTGAGATGCTCAATCCCAACAACGGGCTGCCGACCTGGACCCACCCGAACGCGAAAGCGAAGAGCTGGGACCAGATGGGGTACTGGGTGCGGACGGCGAAGCTGCTCGATGACGCAGGATTCGATTTCCTGTTCTTCGCCGACACCTACGGCTTCCCCTCTGTCGCTGGCAGCGTCCCCGATGAGGTCCTGCGTCATGGGATTCAGTTCCCGGGCCTCGACCCCATGCTGCTCATCAGCGCGCTGGCTCAGGCAACGTCGCGACTCGGTTTCGTGGTGACCTCTCCGACCACGGTGGAGCATCCCTATGCGACAGCACGACGGTTCGCCTCCCTGGACCACTACACCGGTGGGCGCATCGGGTGGAACGTCGTCACCGGGAGTTCACAGACGACGACGGACCGTCTCTTTGGGCTCGAAGGTCAGCAGGCGACGCACGACGAGCGCTATGCCCGTGCCGAGGAATTCCTCCAGGTCTGTTCCGCCCTTTGGGAGACCAGTTGGGAGCAGGATGCGGAGCAGCGGGACCAGGTCACGGGCACCTACGCGAATCCAGAGAAGGTCCACGACGTGTCCCACGACGGCGCCTTCTACCGCTGCCGTGGCCCCTTTGCCGTCGCCCCGGGGCCCCAGCGGACTCCGGTGCTTTTTCAGGCGGGCACATCATCGCGGGGCCGAGCTTTTGCCGCCGCGCACGCCGAAGCAGTCTTCATCCAGGGTCAGACCGCATCCCAGGCTGCAGACCAGGTCGCCGCAATCCGGAAGTCAGCAGGTCAAGCGGGTCGCGCACCGGAATCGATCAGAGTCATCTCAGGCATGACGGTGGTGCTGGGCGCGTCCCGCGCACATGCCCAGGCGCGCCGGGAAGAGATGGAAGCACTGTACGACCCTGCCGACGCGGCTGTGCTCTTTGCCGGGATGACGGGCATCGATCTGCGTCGGTTGGAAAGCTCCGCTCCGGTGACCGAGGCCGTGGCGGCAGGTCTGGACTCTCAGCAGGGGCAGACGCTGATTGATCGCTATGTGAGGCCTGGAGCACCGGTGCCGACCATCGGAGAGGTTCTCGACCGCTTTCGGCTGCAGGCGTTGCGCGGATTCCAGCTCACAGGCACCGCCGAAGAGGTGGCACATCAGATCGAAGAGCTGGTCGCGGCCACCGATATCGACGGATTCATGTTGGAGCCCACCTTCGGTGACTCGGCTGTCTTCGCTGAGTTCGCTGAGACGGTTGCCCCGCTGCTTCGGCAGCGTGGCCTTCTTCCGGCGCTGCCCACGCAGGACAGCCCAGTGCCAACCCTGCGTGAACGGGTTATCGGTTCAGGCCCTCATCGTTCACTCGCCACCCCATCGAAGGAAACAGGTCACTCATGA
- a CDS encoding adenine deaminase C-terminal domain-containing protein, whose protein sequence is MSEKDSLYPSSEELAILREVAAGRRTPDVIIRGGLVLSPGTKEWLQCDVVIAGRHIAALTPWDHFSTAGQELSAHGQHVVPTYIDAHLHIEYTNLTPGELARLSLARGTGTVLTDPNGAANVWGTAGMDFLLHTDTPLRIFQQVSPTTPASHLLERGGAVIPEEEVHGRLHQDSTLTLGEGNPFDYGEVSTARFRAALAAGRRITGHTAAQTHESLWGYLAAGVSDDHNSSTLAEVLERTRLGAMITVMASSLADNTTKIFADLEGLEPALENLCFCADDKHVLDLSREGHIDHHLRQAMDAGIDPLMAYRMATMHPAHYYRLDQILGVVAPSRLADLQIIPDLREALPSVVLAGGAVVARDGSALFENSDELPAWTADTIRLPESLDPEMFVLGARTRRGQVRVRAMEMYNGYFKQAFTAELPVQQGHVQADPDQDVLKIAVVDRHHGTADTGIGFVRGFGLTHGALAISMNCPNMNIAVVGVDDESMLLAVEALRAMGGGYATVAHGEVTATVPLPVGGMMSAVSFEETASRLERAHQAAAALGCPMASPFIILSFVGLYVVPDYGITEWGLIDTPAQEFIDVLLPGLSESCGHD, encoded by the coding sequence ATGAGTGAGAAGGACTCCCTTTATCCGAGTTCGGAGGAGCTGGCGATCCTGCGGGAGGTGGCCGCGGGGAGACGGACCCCAGACGTGATCATCCGCGGAGGCCTGGTGCTTTCACCGGGCACCAAAGAATGGCTGCAGTGCGACGTCGTCATCGCGGGTCGCCATATCGCCGCGCTCACGCCCTGGGACCACTTCTCGACGGCCGGCCAGGAGCTCTCGGCGCACGGTCAGCATGTGGTGCCCACCTACATCGACGCACACCTGCACATCGAATACACGAACCTGACTCCTGGTGAACTGGCTCGTCTGAGCCTTGCCAGGGGAACGGGGACGGTGCTGACCGACCCCAACGGAGCGGCGAACGTCTGGGGAACCGCAGGAATGGACTTTCTGCTGCACACCGACACGCCGCTTCGGATCTTTCAACAGGTATCACCCACGACGCCTGCCTCTCACCTGCTCGAACGCGGAGGAGCGGTGATCCCCGAAGAGGAGGTGCACGGCCGTCTTCACCAGGACTCGACACTTACCCTTGGCGAGGGCAACCCTTTCGACTACGGCGAAGTATCCACGGCCCGGTTTCGTGCCGCTCTCGCCGCTGGAAGGCGTATCACCGGACATACCGCCGCGCAGACGCACGAGTCACTCTGGGGTTACCTGGCTGCCGGGGTCAGTGATGACCACAACTCCTCCACGTTGGCGGAAGTGCTCGAGAGGACGCGGCTTGGTGCCATGATCACGGTGATGGCATCATCGCTGGCCGATAACACCACAAAGATCTTCGCCGACCTCGAAGGCTTGGAGCCGGCACTGGAGAACCTGTGCTTCTGCGCCGACGACAAGCACGTGCTGGACCTTTCCCGAGAGGGCCATATCGATCACCATCTGCGGCAGGCCATGGACGCCGGAATTGATCCCCTCATGGCGTACCGCATGGCGACGATGCACCCGGCGCACTACTACCGTCTGGACCAGATACTCGGTGTCGTGGCGCCGTCGCGTCTCGCAGATCTGCAGATCATTCCTGACCTCCGTGAGGCGCTGCCGTCCGTGGTGCTCGCCGGTGGAGCGGTGGTGGCGCGCGACGGCTCTGCCCTCTTCGAGAACTCCGACGAGCTGCCAGCCTGGACTGCAGACACGATTCGGCTTCCCGAGAGCCTCGATCCTGAGATGTTCGTGCTCGGCGCACGCACCCGGCGCGGGCAGGTGCGGGTGCGCGCCATGGAGATGTACAACGGCTATTTCAAACAGGCCTTCACTGCAGAGCTGCCGGTTCAGCAAGGACACGTCCAGGCTGATCCTGATCAGGATGTGCTCAAGATTGCAGTGGTGGACCGTCACCATGGCACAGCAGACACCGGTATCGGCTTCGTCCGTGGATTCGGGCTGACCCACGGGGCCCTCGCGATCAGCATGAACTGCCCCAACATGAACATCGCGGTGGTGGGCGTCGACGATGAATCCATGCTGCTCGCCGTCGAAGCCCTGCGCGCTATGGGTGGCGGTTACGCCACGGTGGCCCACGGGGAGGTCACCGCCACTGTGCCGCTACCTGTAGGCGGCATGATGAGCGCGGTCAGCTTCGAGGAGACCGCCTCGAGGCTAGAGCGGGCACACCAGGCAGCTGCGGCACTCGGCTGCCCAATGGCTTCCCCGTTCATCATCCTGTCTTTCGTCGGCCTCTATGTGGTGCCCGACTACGGCATCACGGAATGGGGTTTGATCGACACCCCCGCACAGGAATTCATCGACGTCCTGCTTCCCGGACTCAGTGAGTCCTGCGGCCACGACTGA